A stretch of Candidatus Nanogingivalaceae bacterium DNA encodes these proteins:
- the rpsP gene encoding 30S ribosomal protein S16 has translation MLAIRLQRLGRKGYPVYRVAVQEAHRHPSSGRVVSYVGSYNPHTKEAKIEKELAEKYLYNGAQPTPRVVKLLEDAGIEMPKWVKKPTQKTRAIKNVEKLRRNQPKEEVSEEA, from the coding sequence ATGCTAGCAATCAGATTACAGCGATTAGGTCGCAAAGGTTATCCTGTTTATCGCGTAGCGGTTCAGGAAGCGCATCGACATCCGTCGAGTGGGCGCGTGGTTAGCTATGTTGGTTCATATAACCCACATACAAAAGAAGCTAAGATCGAAAAAGAATTGGCTGAAAAATATCTTTATAACGGCGCACAACCAACTCCACGAGTTGTAAAACTTTTGGAAGATGCAGGAATTGAAATGCCAAAATGGGTTAAAAAACCTACACAAAAAACTCGTGCGATTAAAAATGTTGAAAAACTTCGCCGCAACCAACCAAAAGAAGAAGTTTCAGAAGAAGCTTAA
- a CDS encoding RimK family alpha-L-glutamate ligase — protein sequence MRIAILSNGPGNYSTKRLREEAESRGHEVEVIAYGKCYVSIDEKNPKVMYGGENIGKFDVFIPRIASHMTEYGTSVVRQLEAAYPRAFFMNRSIAIMRARDKLRSTQIMAKYGVSIPKTVFSRNSNDIDDLLEEIGGTPAIIKLARGTHGNGVVLAETKKAAKSVLQAFYLTNSDGTNVLLQEFIKESAGTDIRAFVVGSQVVASMKRQSLDDDFRSNLHKGGLGEPIKLTPEEKRMAVRAAKAMGLTIAGVDLMRSARGPLVLEVNASPGFGIEKVTYRNVAGKIIDYIERNAKRGNKKDKIGA from the coding sequence ATGAGAATTGCAATTTTATCAAACGGGCCAGGAAATTATTCAACAAAGCGCTTGCGGGAAGAGGCGGAAAGTCGTGGGCATGAAGTTGAGGTTATTGCTTATGGAAAATGTTATGTTTCGATTGATGAAAAAAATCCAAAAGTGATGTATGGTGGCGAAAATATCGGCAAATTTGATGTATTTATTCCGCGAATTGCAAGCCATATGACCGAATATGGAACATCTGTTGTCCGCCAACTTGAGGCGGCGTATCCACGGGCATTTTTTATGAATCGTTCAATTGCAATTATGCGCGCGCGAGATAAGTTGCGTTCAACTCAAATTATGGCAAAATATGGGGTTTCGATTCCGAAAACAGTTTTTTCTCGAAACTCGAATGATATTGACGATTTGTTAGAAGAAATTGGTGGAACACCTGCAATTATCAAGCTTGCGCGCGGAACACATGGAAATGGTGTGGTTCTTGCAGAAACTAAAAAAGCTGCAAAATCAGTGCTTCAAGCGTTTTATTTGACGAATTCTGATGGAACTAATGTGCTTCTTCAAGAATTTATTAAAGAGTCGGCGGGAACGGATATTCGAGCTTTTGTGGTTGGTTCACAAGTGGTTGCGAGCATGAAACGTCAGAGTTTAGATGACGATTTTCGTTCGAATTTGCATAAAGGTGGGCTAGGTGAGCCGATTAAACTTACGCCAGAAGAAAAGCGAATGGCGGTTCGAGCAGCAAAGGCGATGGGTTTAACGATCGCTGGTGTGGATTTGATGCGTTCGGCGCGTGGTCCATTGGTTTTAGAGGTTAATGCAAGTCCAGGGTTTGGAATTGAAAAGGTCACTTATCGAAATGTTGCTGGCAAAATTATTGATTATATTGAGCGAAACGCAAAACGCGGCAATAAAAAAGATAAAATTGGAGCATAA
- a CDS encoding RimK/LysX family protein, with amino-acid sequence MEEKVIFGTFEEVTFTDVSGEKISEVKTIAKIDTGAFSGVVHAENIFEKDGILGFDLFGDEKLHFETRDFRFRNVRNTHGGVKKRFLVKFGILIEGERFEALFGLDNRSKMKFEMLIGRAFLIKNNVLVDSCRKINLDEEWKQMGEKQ; translated from the coding sequence ATGGAAGAAAAAGTGATTTTTGGAACTTTTGAAGAGGTGACTTTTACTGATGTTTCAGGAGAAAAAATCTCGGAAGTTAAAACTATCGCTAAAATTGATACAGGAGCTTTTTCGGGAGTTGTTCATGCTGAAAATATTTTTGAAAAAGATGGTATTTTAGGTTTTGATTTATTTGGTGATGAAAAACTTCATTTTGAAACGCGAGATTTTAGGTTTCGAAATGTTCGAAACACTCACGGTGGCGTGAAAAAGCGTTTTTTGGTTAAATTTGGAATTTTGATTGAGGGCGAAAGATTTGAAGCATTATTTGGACTAGATAATCGTTCGAAAATGAAATTTGAAATGCTGATTGGCCGAGCGTTTTTGATTAAAAATAATGTTTTGGTTGATTCGTGCAGAAAAATTAATCTTGATGAAGAATGGAAACAGATGGGAGAAAAACAATAA
- a CDS encoding flavohemoglobin expression-modulating QEGLA motif protein, translating to MNNFESNFGKNEFLDTREIFKESEPKVISTFTPKNANEAKLEFLANDDLSRPNNEYEKLNSAEIENLYQNISNAILAVENDNSLGEIEREMYNTQLETRIKTVKMLEAACNFRKAESLVDKQKAQEEFMKNNIEVYGEPDFETFNSLLSDKITKIDALKLDEKGERIRSEFYELIKNDEILNQNTERFKPSDEVFHKFGEIIKYLYSKQLELIPEKDSNEKYSAKEIFEVFENILKDFEKDGFSKFNVEWKDSGAIAVSAKDKKIFIPENRKPVSKKELEGLVVHEIGTHYMRAQMGEAYDNQALRTGLDGYMNTEEGIARAMEMAVKGKYQEAGVQHYLTAGFAYFNSMSFREAFETNWRMGILDGKNNFSEENIDKKRQIAYRNTQRIFRGTDELPWFKDLSYFNGGQEIWKYIEENIDSPTLIDDFLLGGKNNLFNSDQQRQIYELKVGKK from the coding sequence ATGAATAATTTCGAAAGTAATTTTGGTAAAAATGAATTTCTTGATACAAGAGAGATATTTAAAGAATCGGAGCCAAAGGTTATTTCAACATTTACTCCAAAAAATGCAAATGAAGCAAAGCTTGAATTCCTTGCAAACGATGATCTTTCTCGACCAAATAATGAATATGAAAAATTAAATAGCGCTGAAATTGAAAATCTTTACCAAAATATTTCGAATGCAATTTTAGCGGTTGAAAACGATAATTCACTTGGTGAGATTGAGCGAGAAATGTACAATACTCAACTCGAAACAAGAATTAAAACTGTTAAAATGCTTGAAGCAGCCTGTAATTTTCGAAAAGCTGAAAGTTTGGTAGACAAACAAAAAGCTCAAGAAGAATTCATGAAAAACAATATTGAGGTTTATGGCGAGCCGGACTTTGAAACATTCAATTCTCTACTTTCAGATAAAATTACAAAAATTGATGCTTTGAAACTTGATGAAAAAGGTGAAAGAATCCGTTCAGAGTTTTATGAACTAATTAAAAATGATGAAATTTTAAATCAAAACACAGAAAGATTTAAACCGAGTGATGAAGTTTTTCATAAATTTGGTGAGATTATTAAATACTTATATTCAAAGCAATTAGAACTTATTCCGGAAAAAGATAGCAACGAGAAATACTCAGCAAAGGAAATTTTTGAGGTTTTCGAAAATATTTTGAAAGATTTTGAAAAAGATGGTTTTTCGAAATTTAATGTTGAATGGAAAGATTCTGGTGCGATTGCAGTTTCAGCAAAAGATAAGAAGATTTTTATTCCTGAAAATCGAAAACCAGTCTCAAAAAAAGAGCTTGAAGGCTTGGTTGTGCACGAAATTGGAACACACTATATGCGTGCTCAAATGGGTGAAGCTTATGATAATCAAGCTTTGAGAACTGGTCTTGATGGGTATATGAACACTGAAGAAGGGATTGCTCGTGCTATGGAAATGGCTGTAAAAGGTAAATATCAAGAAGCAGGTGTTCAGCATTATTTAACGGCAGGTTTTGCTTATTTTAATAGTATGAGTTTTCGTGAAGCTTTCGAAACTAATTGGAGAATGGGCATTTTAGACGGAAAAAATAATTTTTCGGAAGAGAATATTGATAAGAAACGTCAGATTGCTTATCGAAATACGCAGAGGATTTTCCGTGGAACTGATGAATTGCCTTGGTTTAAAGACTTGAGCTATTTTAACGGTGGTCAAGAAATTTGGAAGTACATTGAAGAAAATATTGATTCGCCAACGTTAATTGATGATTTTTTGCTTGGCGGAAAAAATAATTTGTTCAACTCAGATCAACAAAGGCAGATTTATGAACTTAAAGTTGGAAAGAAATAG
- the rnc gene encoding ribonuclease III produces MSGILLTPYRDWAKEKLGYDFDNIDLLVTALTHRSYLNEHKKSATEHNERLEFLGDAVLELVTTDFLFSNYDKPEGILTAWRSALVRTESIGAAGERLGYEKLIRMSRGEKHGSARARQQILANAFEATTGAIYLDKGYDAAKKYITDNILSTLPQILEEESWRDPKSYLQELSQARDGFTPIYKVIKEDGPDHEKTFTLGVFVGDKKMGEGEGPSKQIAQQEAAREAIRKYKNSEKA; encoded by the coding sequence ATGAGTGGTATTTTATTGACACCTTATCGCGACTGGGCAAAGGAGAAGCTCGGCTACGATTTCGATAATATTGATTTACTGGTTACGGCTTTAACTCACCGCAGCTATTTGAATGAACATAAAAAATCAGCTACAGAACATAACGAACGACTTGAATTTTTGGGTGATGCGGTTTTAGAACTTGTTACTACTGATTTTTTGTTTTCAAACTATGACAAACCGGAAGGTATTTTGACGGCTTGGCGTTCAGCTTTAGTTCGAACAGAGAGTATTGGTGCTGCCGGTGAAAGGCTTGGTTATGAAAAACTAATCAGAATGAGCCGAGGAGAAAAACATGGTTCAGCACGAGCTCGTCAGCAGATTTTAGCAAATGCTTTTGAGGCGACAACTGGCGCAATCTACCTTGATAAAGGCTATGATGCTGCCAAAAAATATATCACAGATAATATTTTAAGTACTTTGCCACAAATTTTAGAAGAAGAATCTTGGCGTGATCCAAAAAGTTACTTGCAAGAACTTTCGCAAGCTAGAGATGGATTTACACCTATTTATAAGGTGATAAAAGAAGACGGACCAGATCACGAAAAGACTTTTACTCTAGGCGTTTTTGTTGGTGATAAAAAAATGGGTGAAGGTGAAGGTCCAAGTAAGCAGATTGCTCAACAAGAAGCGGCTCGAGAGGCGATTCGAAAATATAAAAATAGCGAAAAGGCATAA
- a CDS encoding NUDIX domain-containing protein: protein MANKKVENFRKYFHKARRTSIQEIVREPTAGGVIFRRNEKKEIEILLIQDSKDRWTIPKGHIEKGETAQETAKREIGEEAGLHDVKIIGWLGKINFRYRRIDKLVLMTTQVFLVKALGDTDAIQKEDWMNGIKWFSFSDALEEIEYEDIGKLILLAMKKIRQEKL from the coding sequence ATGGCGAACAAGAAGGTTGAGAATTTTCGAAAGTATTTTCATAAAGCTCGCCGAACTTCGATTCAAGAAATTGTTAGAGAACCGACGGCTGGTGGGGTTATTTTTCGACGTAACGAAAAAAAAGAGATTGAGATTTTACTAATTCAAGATTCGAAAGATCGCTGGACGATTCCGAAGGGTCATATTGAAAAGGGTGAAACTGCACAAGAGACCGCAAAGCGTGAGATTGGAGAAGAAGCTGGTTTGCACGATGTGAAAATTATTGGCTGGCTTGGTAAAATTAATTTTCGATATAGAAGAATTGATAAACTAGTTTTAATGACGACGCAAGTTTTTCTAGTGAAAGCTCTTGGTGATACGGATGCTATCCAGAAAGAAGACTGGATGAATGGTATTAAGTGGTTCAGTTTCTCTGATGCTTTAGAAGAAATTGAATATGAAGATATCGGTAAGCTTATATTGCTTGCTATGAAAAAAATTAGACAGGAGAAATTGTAA
- the nusB gene encoding transcription antitermination factor NusB, whose product MASNRHLGRIVVLQTLYEYEFRLQAQDKTVDLSEIIFRNMKQYDEVIGDKQFVQDLLNGIIEKQVELDTKLQPMAPEWPISQIARIDRNVLRIGLYELLYSRDTVPPKVAINEAVELAKAFGSDNSSKFINGVLGTAYKLFVEEQNGEQEG is encoded by the coding sequence ATGGCATCAAATAGACATTTAGGAAGGATTGTTGTTCTTCAAACACTTTACGAATATGAATTTCGTTTACAGGCTCAGGATAAAACCGTAGATTTGTCTGAAATTATTTTTCGAAATATGAAACAGTATGATGAAGTGATTGGTGACAAGCAATTCGTTCAAGATTTATTAAACGGGATTATTGAAAAGCAAGTTGAGCTTGATACGAAGCTTCAGCCGATGGCACCAGAATGGCCAATTTCACAGATTGCAAGAATTGATCGTAATGTATTAAGAATTGGTCTCTATGAATTATTATATTCTAGAGATACGGTTCCGCCAAAAGTTGCAATCAATGAGGCTGTTGAACTTGCAAAAGCGTTTGGTTCCGATAATTCAAGTAAGTTTATAAACGGCGTTTTAGGAACGGCTTATAAACTTTTTGTGGAGGAACAAAATGGCGAACAAGAAGGTTGA
- the leuS gene encoding leucine--tRNA ligase: MKRYNPIEIEAKWQKKWDDSKLYEVKADPSKQKMYISGMFPYPSGAGLHTGHARSYTIVDSIARFYRQKGKNVLNPIGWDTFGLPAENYAIKTGISPQEATKTNIANFKKQFKRLGISIDWSREINTSNPEYYKWTQWIFRELYKKGLAYRKESYQWWCDNDKTVLANEQVENGRCWRCGEEVTKKRMTQWFFRITAYADELLEDIDNLDWPEKIKTMQRNWIGKSKGVEIEFEIAEGDAKGEKIKVFTTRPDTLFGATFLAVAPEHPLLDKLVNDLTKDKVEEYKKESLKKTEIERQENKQKTGIFTGSYVVNPANGKRIPVWVSDYVLGGYGEGAVMAVPAHDERDYEFAKKFDLDIIKVVEKPEGIADDDICYHGEGVIVNSGDFDGQNSADVREQVLSWLEEKEIGRSKTTYKMRDWLISRQRYWGCPIPIAYDKDGNEHLIPEEQLPVMLPTLTDFKPDDSGKSALAKSEEFMHVEVNGEKMVRETDTMDGYACSSWYLLRYADPRNSERAWDPELVNYWAPVDYYVGGDHAVAHLLYVRFWTHVFKDLGLTNFSEPVKKLLYHGYINAEDGSKMSKSKGNTIDPLEVIDQGYGADSLRTYEMFIAPYEIDASWDSRGIAGVYRFLNRVWVLVQEFIESEKSIENLSNFEEVQKSRHKTIKKVTEDFHRESLNTVVAALMEFVNDLYKFKLEGFSEDWRQVLEDLLKMLMPFAPHISSELWQQLGNNNFIEESGWPEWDEEMLKTSEIQIVVQVNGKLRGKIKISTELEKQQILEKAKQEENVAKFLADKEIIKEIVVPGKLINFVVK, from the coding sequence ATGAAAAGATATAATCCGATTGAAATTGAAGCAAAATGGCAAAAAAAATGGGACGACTCAAAGCTTTATGAGGTTAAAGCTGACCCTTCGAAACAAAAAATGTATATTTCGGGAATGTTCCCGTATCCAAGCGGTGCCGGACTTCACACGGGACATGCGCGAAGTTACACTATTGTAGATTCGATTGCGAGGTTTTATCGACAGAAAGGAAAAAATGTATTAAACCCAATTGGTTGGGATACTTTTGGTTTGCCGGCTGAAAATTATGCGATTAAGACTGGAATTTCACCGCAGGAAGCAACAAAAACAAATATTGCCAACTTTAAAAAACAATTCAAGCGTCTTGGTATTTCAATCGATTGGTCGCGAGAAATCAATACTTCGAATCCAGAATATTATAAATGGACGCAATGGATTTTTCGAGAATTATATAAAAAAGGTCTAGCCTACCGAAAAGAAAGTTATCAATGGTGGTGTGACAATGATAAGACCGTTCTTGCTAACGAGCAGGTTGAGAATGGGCGTTGTTGGCGATGTGGTGAAGAAGTCACAAAGAAGCGAATGACTCAATGGTTTTTTAGAATTACGGCTTATGCTGATGAGCTCTTGGAAGATATTGATAATCTTGACTGGCCTGAAAAAATTAAGACAATGCAACGAAATTGGATTGGCAAATCTAAGGGTGTAGAGATTGAATTCGAAATTGCTGAAGGTGATGCAAAAGGTGAAAAGATTAAGGTTTTCACAACTCGTCCAGACACACTTTTTGGGGCGACTTTCTTGGCAGTTGCACCTGAGCACCCTCTTCTTGATAAGCTAGTTAATGATTTAACGAAAGATAAAGTTGAAGAATATAAAAAAGAATCTTTGAAAAAAACAGAAATTGAACGCCAAGAGAATAAACAAAAAACAGGTATCTTTACTGGTAGCTATGTTGTAAATCCAGCGAACGGTAAGAGAATTCCAGTTTGGGTTAGTGATTATGTTCTTGGTGGATATGGTGAGGGTGCGGTTATGGCTGTTCCTGCTCATGATGAGCGTGATTATGAATTTGCTAAAAAATTTGACCTTGATATTATTAAGGTTGTTGAAAAACCAGAAGGGATTGCAGATGACGATATCTGTTATCATGGTGAGGGAGTTATCGTAAATTCTGGTGATTTTGATGGTCAAAATTCCGCAGATGTTCGTGAACAGGTTTTGAGCTGGCTTGAAGAAAAAGAGATTGGTCGCTCAAAAACTACGTATAAAATGCGTGACTGGCTAATCTCTCGACAGCGCTATTGGGGTTGTCCAATTCCTATTGCTTATGACAAAGACGGTAATGAGCATTTAATTCCTGAAGAACAGTTACCTGTAATGCTTCCAACTTTAACCGATTTTAAACCAGATGATTCTGGAAAGTCGGCATTAGCAAAAAGTGAAGAGTTCATGCATGTCGAAGTAAATGGTGAAAAGATGGTTCGAGAAACAGACACTATGGATGGGTATGCTTGTTCGAGCTGGTATTTATTGAGATATGCTGACCCTAGGAACTCTGAGCGCGCTTGGGATCCAGAACTTGTAAACTATTGGGCTCCAGTCGATTACTATGTTGGTGGGGATCACGCTGTTGCACACTTGCTTTATGTTCGCTTTTGGACTCATGTTTTTAAAGATTTGGGATTAACTAACTTTTCCGAGCCTGTTAAAAAGCTTCTTTATCACGGATACATTAATGCTGAAGATGGCTCAAAAATGAGTAAGTCGAAAGGTAACACTATCGATCCACTAGAAGTCATCGATCAGGGTTACGGTGCAGATTCACTCCGAACTTACGAAATGTTTATTGCTCCTTACGAAATAGATGCATCTTGGGATTCTCGTGGTATCGCGGGTGTTTATCGTTTTTTGAATCGAGTTTGGGTTTTAGTTCAAGAATTTATTGAGAGTGAAAAATCAATTGAAAACCTTTCAAATTTTGAAGAAGTTCAGAAATCTCGGCATAAAACAATCAAGAAAGTCACAGAAGATTTCCATCGGGAGAGTTTAAATACTGTCGTTGCCGCATTGATGGAGTTCGTGAACGACCTTTATAAGTTTAAACTTGAAGGGTTTTCGGAAGATTGGCGTCAGGTCTTAGAGGATTTGTTGAAGATGTTAATGCCTTTTGCTCCACATATTTCGAGCGAACTTTGGCAACAACTAGGAAATAATAACTTCATTGAAGAATCTGGCTGGCCAGAGTGGGATGAAGAGATGTTAAAAACGAGTGAAATTCAGATAGTTGTGCAGGTAAATGGAAAGCTTCGTGGAAAAATTAAGATTTCTACAGAGCTTGAAAAACAACAAATTCTTGAAAAAGCTAAACAGGAAGAAAATGTTGCAAAATTCCTAGCAGATAAAGAGATTATTAAAGAGATTGTTGTTCCAGGTAAATTAATTAATTTCGTGGTTAAATAG
- the ligA gene encoding NAD-dependent DNA ligase LigA: MATIDKKNRYQDLVKLLNQYSFEYHTLDNASVPDSVYDSLFSELKKIEAEHPELISRNSPTQRVGNVVKGGFLKVEHASRMLSLNDVFSEGEIVEWFERIKKIDPTLEDVFFADIKMDGLACSLIFENGEFVRAVTRGDSFVGEDVSSNVRTIKNIPFFLRAEKEFAFFENGKTEVRGEIVILKDDFDKINKIRKEQGDPEFANPRNLAAGTIRQLDPLITASRPLYFRAYDIIRENPEEVKTNEFAYSALKNLGFSVNEQAKKIIGIKQVVDFIEFWSEKRKELPFNTDGLVVKINNRDKFSKLGVVGKQPRAAIAFKYSPEEATAVVSDIVISIGRTGIATPVAVFAPIQLAGTTVRHASLHNADEISRLDIRIGDTVVVFKAGDIIPKILRVLPELRPKNAEIFNFEKELSKQFPEIEFYRPEGEVAYRAKGLNSELILKKTITFYASKAGLDIENLGEKNVNLLVEKGLIRDLADIYNLQKNDLLKLERFAELSVNNLLQAIESSKNPELAKFIAALGIRHVGGETAKILAEKFVSFENLQNAEIEDLLSIDGIGEKVAESILAYFSDDENLQILNKMFDFGVKVQNFAKNEGILSGKNFVITGTLKEMSREKAAEKIELLGGKFQKSISKTTDFLVIGEKVGATKIEKAKKLGVKILEEDDFLEML, from the coding sequence ATGGCGACAATAGATAAAAAAAATAGATATCAAGATTTAGTTAAATTATTAAATCAATATTCTTTTGAATACCACACGCTCGATAACGCAAGTGTTCCGGATTCTGTCTACGATTCATTATTTTCAGAATTAAAAAAGATAGAAGCTGAACATCCTGAACTTATATCAAGAAATTCACCAACTCAAAGAGTTGGAAATGTTGTAAAGGGTGGATTTTTAAAAGTTGAGCATGCAAGTAGAATGCTTAGCTTAAATGATGTTTTTAGTGAAGGTGAAATCGTTGAATGGTTCGAGAGAATTAAAAAAATAGATCCAACACTAGAAGATGTTTTTTTTGCAGATATAAAAATGGACGGGCTAGCTTGTTCTTTAATTTTTGAAAATGGGGAGTTTGTGCGAGCTGTGACTCGAGGTGATTCTTTTGTTGGTGAAGATGTGTCGAGCAATGTGCGGACTATTAAAAATATCCCATTCTTTTTGCGAGCAGAAAAAGAGTTTGCTTTTTTCGAGAATGGCAAAACTGAGGTTCGTGGTGAAATTGTAATCTTAAAAGATGACTTTGATAAGATAAATAAAATCCGAAAGGAGCAGGGTGATCCTGAATTTGCAAATCCTCGCAATTTGGCCGCAGGAACGATTCGTCAGTTAGACCCCTTAATCACAGCTTCTCGACCACTATATTTTCGAGCTTATGATATTATTCGCGAAAACCCTGAAGAAGTCAAAACTAATGAATTTGCCTATTCAGCATTAAAAAACCTTGGCTTTTCAGTTAATGAGCAGGCTAAAAAAATCATAGGAATTAAACAAGTTGTTGATTTTATTGAATTTTGGAGTGAAAAAAGAAAAGAACTTCCGTTTAATACGGATGGGTTAGTTGTAAAAATTAATAATCGTGATAAGTTTTCGAAACTTGGAGTAGTTGGTAAGCAGCCGCGCGCAGCAATTGCATTTAAGTATTCCCCGGAAGAAGCTACTGCGGTAGTTTCAGATATTGTGATTTCGATCGGTCGGACGGGAATAGCAACTCCGGTTGCGGTTTTTGCGCCAATCCAGCTTGCTGGGACTACTGTTCGCCATGCGAGTCTTCATAATGCGGATGAAATTTCGCGACTAGATATTAGAATTGGAGATACGGTAGTTGTCTTTAAAGCGGGGGATATTATTCCGAAGATTTTGCGAGTTTTACCGGAGCTTCGTCCAAAAAATGCTGAAATTTTTAATTTCGAAAAAGAGCTTTCAAAACAATTTCCTGAAATTGAATTTTATCGTCCAGAAGGTGAGGTTGCGTATCGTGCGAAAGGCTTAAATTCCGAGTTAATCCTTAAAAAAACGATTACTTTTTATGCTTCAAAAGCGGGTCTCGATATTGAGAATTTAGGTGAGAAAAATGTAAATCTACTAGTTGAAAAAGGTTTAATTCGAGATCTGGCGGACATTTACAATCTTCAAAAGAATGATTTGTTGAAACTTGAACGTTTTGCAGAACTCTCTGTGAATAATCTACTTCAAGCAATTGAGTCTTCGAAAAATCCTGAACTTGCGAAATTTATTGCGGCGTTAGGTATTCGCCATGTTGGAGGTGAAACTGCAAAAATTTTAGCGGAAAAGTTTGTCAGTTTTGAAAATCTTCAAAATGCTGAGATAGAAGATTTATTATCTATCGATGGAATTGGTGAAAAAGTGGCTGAAAGTATTTTGGCGTATTTTAGTGATGATGAAAATTTACAGATTTTGAATAAAATGTTCGATTTTGGTGTGAAAGTGCAAAATTTTGCAAAAAATGAGGGGATTTTAAGTGGTAAGAATTTTGTAATCACGGGGACATTAAAAGAAATGTCACGCGAAAAAGCAGCCGAAAAAATTGAGTTGCTTGGTGGAAAATTCCAAAAATCTATTTCGAAAACAACGGATTTTTTAGTTATTGGTGAAAAAGTTGGTGCTACAAAAATTGAAAAAGCAAAAAAACTTGGTGTAAAAATTCTAGAAGAGGATGATTTTTTAGAGATGCTGTAA
- a CDS encoding M48 family metallopeptidase: MVFIAIISGIGLYFSYIYKNDYIFIILLVFSILYALVQYNISKSIVLYMNGAKPVSREIAPGFYAAVETISITAGLPMPKLYIIDDESPNAFAAGTNPEKSIICATTGLLNIMNKSELEAVVAHEMSHIKNYDIRVSMAAVALTSVIELISELVLRFFIWSDDDNDNRNPLIVVLGLLFVMISPLLALVTRLAISRQREFLADATAVLLTRYPEGMISALQKLKNNGKPLRKQNSTTANLFIVNPMKRSFFQNLFSTHPSIDDRISRLKDNSSRL; the protein is encoded by the coding sequence ATGGTATTTATCGCAATAATTTCAGGAATTGGGCTATATTTTTCGTATATCTATAAAAATGATTATATTTTTATAATTTTATTAGTATTTTCAATATTATATGCTTTAGTTCAATACAATATTTCAAAAAGTATTGTATTATATATGAATGGCGCGAAACCAGTTTCTAGAGAAATTGCTCCTGGGTTTTATGCTGCTGTAGAAACTATATCAATAACTGCGGGGCTACCTATGCCTAAGTTGTATATAATAGATGATGAATCACCTAATGCTTTTGCGGCTGGAACTAATCCGGAAAAGTCAATAATATGTGCAACTACGGGACTTTTGAATATTATGAATAAAAGTGAACTGGAGGCTGTTGTCGCTCATGAGATGTCACATATTAAGAACTACGATATTAGAGTTTCTATGGCTGCGGTGGCGTTAACTTCTGTAATTGAGCTAATATCGGAACTAGTATTGAGATTTTTTATTTGGAGCGATGACGATAATGATAATCGAAATCCATTGATTGTGGTTTTGGGCTTATTATTTGTGATGATCTCACCCTTGCTAGCATTAGTTACGCGACTTGCAATCTCTCGCCAGCGCGAATTCTTGGCTGATGCGACAGCTGTTTTGCTTACAAGATATCCTGAAGGAATGATTAGCGCTCTTCAAAAACTAAAAAACAATGGGAAGCCGCTTAGAAAGCAGAATTCTACAACAGCAAATCTGTTTATAGTTAATCCGATGAAGCGTAGTTTTTTTCAAAATTTATTTTCAACACACCCATCAATAGACGATAGGATTTCAAGATTAAAAGACAATAGTTCGAGGTTATAG
- a CDS encoding LemA family protein yields MPIAIIIIIAIAVLIGLFVWGQYNALVRLNERVEEAWSDIAIQLKYRADLIPNLVETVKGYAEHEKEVFENVSSARAGLMGAGNDVVAAAKAEGEMTQALGRLFAVAENYPELKANEGFIQFQQQQQEIEDKIQGARRFYNGGVRDLNIKIKTFPTNVFARKLGFEKRDFFEVEDRKAVENAPQVKF; encoded by the coding sequence ATGCCAATTGCAATTATTATAATTATCGCGATCGCTGTATTGATCGGTTTATTTGTTTGGGGCCAATATAACGCTCTTGTTCGATTGAACGAACGGGTTGAAGAAGCATGGAGTGACATAGCTATTCAATTAAAATATAGAGCTGATCTGATTCCAAATCTCGTTGAAACTGTAAAAGGTTACGCCGAACATGAAAAGGAAGTTTTTGAAAACGTAAGTTCTGCGCGTGCAGGTTTGATGGGTGCTGGAAACGATGTTGTAGCGGCTGCTAAAGCTGAAGGTGAAATGACTCAAGCTCTTGGGCGATTGTTCGCTGTAGCTGAAAATTATCCAGAATTGAAAGCTAATGAAGGTTTTATTCAATTTCAACAACAACAACAAGAGATTGAAGATAAAATTCAAGGTGCTCGACGATTTTATAACGGCGGTGTTCGAGATTTAAATATTAAAATCAAAACATTTCCAACAAACGTATTTGCTCGAAAATTAGGTTTTGAAAAAAGAGATTTCTTTGAAGTTGAAGATCGAAAAGCTGTTGAAAACGCCCCTCAGGTAAAATTCTAA